GTCATGCATGAGAGGTTTCCCTTCAAGGAATGATCAATTGGCGGACCCGGTTGGGTGCGGCGGGTCAACGCAGGTGGGTGAGGCCGTCGAGGACGACGGAGATCCCGGTGAGGAACTGCTCGCGGTCGTCGTGCTCCCTGACCTGGCCGACGATGGCGTGCAGGAACGGGTAGGCCTCGGCATCGAGGTCCTGCCAGGTCTGCGAGGTCGCCTCGAAGAATTCCTCGCGGTCCGCCTTGGGGCCGACGCCCAAGGTGTCGCCCTCGACGCGGGCGTTCTGGCTGACCGCGCCGAGGATGTAGTGGACGAGCGTCGAGGCCGCAGAGAACCAGCGAGCCTGCGGGACGCCCAGGGCGCTCACCTGCTGGCCGAGCCTTTCGAAGATCCCCACCGTCACCGGGCCAACGGGGTTGCGGATGATCTGGAGGGTCAGCCGCGTGGCGAGCCAGTGGTGTTCGGCGATGGCGTCGAACAAGGCCAGGGAGACCGCGCGGATCTCATCCTCGGGTGTCGACGCGGGCCGGGCGGCCAGGGCGGCGATGATGACGGTTTCCGCCGCCGCGTCCAGCAGCTCGTCCCGGTTGCCGACGTGGTAGTAGATCGCCCCTGACCCGGTGGCGAGGCGATCAGTCATCGCCCGGACGGTCAGAGCCCCCTCGCCACCGGTGTCGAGAAGGTCGATCGCGGTGGCGATGAT
This region of Streptomyces sp. NBC_00513 genomic DNA includes:
- a CDS encoding TetR/AcrR family transcriptional regulator is translated as MPTRARPTQRRNQVLSREQIIATAIDLLDTGGEGALTVRAMTDRLATGSGAIYYHVGNRDELLDAAAETVIIAALAARPASTPEDEIRAVSLALFDAIAEHHWLATRLTLQIIRNPVGPVTVGIFERLGQQVSALGVPQARWFSAASTLVHYILGAVSQNARVEGDTLGVGPKADREEFFEATSQTWQDLDAEAYPFLHAIVGQVREHDDREQFLTGISVVLDGLTHLR